The [Clostridium] celerecrescens 18A genomic sequence CCCTTCCGCTTCTCTGGCATGGCTGACCAGTTCAAGCCCTGATGTGTCAAAGGGCGTCACACAGGCTGTTGTATCTCCCAGATATTGATCACTGAGCAGTATGACAGGAATCTGGTATTTTTCCGCCAGGTTCAGCGCCCGGAACGTCTGATAAAAAGCATCCTCGTGATTTCTCAAGGCGATGACCAGCCTGGGAAATTCCCCCTGCGATGCAGAAATAACGAACTTTAAATCGCTTTGCTCCGTTCTTGTAGGGAGACCGGTTGCAGGGCCGGGCCTCTGCACATCCACAGCCACCAGCGGAATCTCCGCAATGCCGGAAAATCCCAGCGCTTCCACCTTTAAGCAGAAGCCGCCTCCGCTGGTCCCGGTCATGGCCCTTGCTCCGGCATAAGAAGCACCCAATGCCATATTGACCGCGGCGATCTCATCTTCCGCCTGCTCCACCACGATCCCCGCCTCATGTCCCACAGAAGCCAGATATTCCATAACAGCCGTGGAAGGAGACATGGGGTAAGCGGAATAAAACTTAAGCCCTCCGGCCACCGCACCAAGTCCCAGGGCCTTGCTGCCTGAAATGAGCATGTAGTCCTTATACCCGCCATCCAGATGTTTAAATTTCGCTTCAACGGCTGCGTAGCCTGCTTCAGCTGCCTTCCTATTGACCTCAAGAATCTCTTTCTTCATGACACCGGCCATGACTTCACCCGCATATGTAAATGACTCGCCAAAGAGCTTCAATACCGCGCCCACCGCCACGCTGCCGGATGCCTTCACATTCCCCAGTTCTTTCGCTATTTTATTCATGGAAAGCTTAATGACTCTGGAGTCTTCATCCGGATAAACAAGACTGCTGTCACATAATATAAATCCTTTGGACGTCAGTTTATGCTTATGCAAATCAATGGTTTCCTCATTTAAGGCTACGATCCCATCCAAAACATCGCTGTGTGAGGTTATTTCCTCAGTACCGAAACGAAGCAGGGAAAAATTATGCCCGCCGCGCACGCGGGACATGAAATCTCTGGTTGTATAGATAAAATAGCCGGAATGCTTCAGCAGCTTTTCCAGAATTGCGACTGTGGTATCAATGCCCTGCCCGGCTGCACCACCAATCAGAATATTATACATAGACTTTCCTCCTTATGAATTTTGACTAATTATATCTTATTTTTACAACGTTATCAATATTACCCTCGGAATATTTAAAATATTTACATTAAATTTGTTAATTTTTTATCTATTGTAACTTTTTAAGATAATAATTTGACAGACCAATTATCGGACCAGTTCGGGGAATAATAGTCCGATGACTAAAAGGCACATCCTCGTAGTCGAAGATGCGCCTTTCATTATTGGTCCTGGATTTATATCAGGTTTCCTGTCAATAAGTTAAAATTAAAGCCACAAGCGTTCATGTTGTTTCCTTAGTCGTACAGATTCTGCGAAACTTCTTCACTGTCCATGTTGTCAGCGTTATACCACTTGCAGCCCGTATCAACGTCGGACACCGCT encodes the following:
- a CDS encoding 2-oxoacid:acceptor oxidoreductase subunit alpha: MYNILIGGAAGQGIDTTVAILEKLLKHSGYFIYTTRDFMSRVRGGHNFSLLRFGTEEITSHSDVLDGIVALNEETIDLHKHKLTSKGFILCDSSLVYPDEDSRVIKLSMNKIAKELGNVKASGSVAVGAVLKLFGESFTYAGEVMAGVMKKEILEVNRKAAEAGYAAVEAKFKHLDGGYKDYMLISGSKALGLGAVAGGLKFYSAYPMSPSTAVMEYLASVGHEAGIVVEQAEDEIAAVNMALGASYAGARAMTGTSGGGFCLKVEALGFSGIAEIPLVAVDVQRPGPATGLPTRTEQSDLKFVISASQGEFPRLVIALRNHEDAFYQTFRALNLAEKYQIPVILLSDQYLGDTTACVTPFDTSGLELVSHAREAEGEYLRYRITEDGISPRLIPGLTSHLVAADSDEHDERGWITESAEVRNQMVEKRMRKLKGLNRELLEPEFMGEEQCETLLLGWGSTYGPIREAVSLLNKNGDGSYGALVFGDIYPLPQEKLNIYAKDRTLINVEQNATGQLASLIREQTGIKCHKSILKYDGRQISGEEIVKQVLEGGSK